A part of Olleya sp. Bg11-27 genomic DNA contains:
- the ade gene encoding adenine deaminase, translating into MKTIQGQIVDIQNKRIFSGAITVSAGKITSVTEKEHDSKHFILPGFVDAHIHIESSMLVPSEFAKIAVKHGTVSTVSDPHEIANVLGVAGVEFMIDNGKKTPFKFNFGAPSCVPATTFESAGAVIDSDDIKTLMANPDIKYLAEMMNYPGVLFDDEEVLKKIAWAKHYNKPVDGHAPGLRGDDVTKYINAGISTDHECFTYDEALEKLQKGMKILIREGSAAKNFEALIDLLPEHYQNMMFCSDDKHPDDLLLNHINALCARAVAKDIDVFKVLQAACVNPVKHYNLDVGLLQKDDVADFIIVEDLKDFKTLQTYINGELVFDNGTSLIKHVDFENLNNFDTEIKTIEDFKVESTAKQIRVIEALEGQLVTNQLIEEATIQNGNLVSNTVTDVLKMTVVNRYKNDKPALAFIKNFGLKEGAIASSVGHDSHNIIAVGVSDEAICKAVNLIIENKGGICAVSDTDQKIVSLPVAGIMSDKNAETIGHAYAELDAFAKQFGTTLNAPYMTLSFMALLVIPSLKLSDKGLFDGGEFEFTSLEV; encoded by the coding sequence ATGAAAACAATACAAGGACAAATAGTAGACATACAAAACAAGCGTATTTTTAGTGGGGCAATTACTGTTAGCGCAGGTAAGATTACCTCTGTTACAGAAAAAGAACACGATAGTAAGCATTTCATTTTACCCGGTTTTGTAGATGCACATATACATATAGAAAGCTCGATGTTAGTACCATCAGAGTTTGCGAAAATAGCAGTTAAACACGGTACGGTGTCTACGGTTAGTGATCCGCATGAAATTGCGAATGTATTAGGTGTAGCAGGAGTGGAGTTTATGATTGATAACGGTAAGAAAACACCATTTAAATTCAATTTTGGAGCACCAAGTTGTGTCCCAGCAACTACTTTTGAATCGGCTGGAGCAGTTATAGATTCTGACGATATTAAAACGCTTATGGCTAATCCAGATATTAAGTATCTAGCCGAAATGATGAATTACCCTGGTGTGTTGTTTGATGATGAAGAAGTACTTAAAAAAATAGCTTGGGCAAAACATTATAACAAACCTGTAGATGGTCACGCACCTGGTTTAAGAGGTGATGACGTTACTAAATATATCAATGCAGGAATTAGCACAGATCATGAATGTTTTACCTATGACGAGGCGCTTGAAAAGCTTCAAAAGGGAATGAAAATCTTGATTAGAGAGGGTAGTGCAGCCAAAAACTTTGAAGCTTTAATAGATTTATTACCTGAGCATTATCAAAACATGATGTTTTGTAGTGACGATAAGCATCCTGACGATTTATTATTAAACCATATAAACGCCCTTTGCGCTAGAGCAGTAGCAAAAGATATTGATGTGTTTAAAGTGTTGCAAGCAGCGTGTGTCAATCCTGTAAAGCATTATAATTTAGATGTTGGATTATTACAAAAAGATGATGTTGCAGATTTTATTATTGTTGAAGATTTAAAAGATTTTAAAACATTACAAACGTATATAAATGGTGAGTTAGTGTTTGACAACGGAACGTCTTTAATTAAGCACGTAGATTTTGAAAATCTTAATAATTTTGATACTGAAATTAAAACGATTGAAGACTTTAAAGTCGAAAGTACAGCTAAACAAATACGCGTTATTGAAGCTTTAGAAGGACAGTTGGTAACTAATCAATTAATTGAAGAAGCAACAATCCAAAACGGAAATTTAGTATCAAATACAGTTACTGATGTTTTAAAAATGACAGTAGTTAACCGTTATAAAAACGATAAGCCAGCGCTAGCATTCATTAAAAATTTTGGTTTAAAAGAAGGTGCCATTGCAAGTTCTGTTGGACATGATTCTCACAATATAATTGCGGTAGGTGTTAGCGACGAAGCCATTTGTAAAGCAGTTAATTTAATAATTGAAAATAAAGGCGGTATTTGTGCGGTTTCTGATACAGATCAAAAAATAGTATCGCTTCCTGTTGCTGGAATTATGAGTGATAAAAATGCTGAAACTATTGGTCACGCTTACGCGGAATTGGATGCGTTTGCCAAACAATTTGGGACAACATTAAATGCGCCTTACATGACCTTGTCTTTTATGGCATTATTAGTTATTCCTTCACTAAAATTAAGCGATAAAGGCTTGTTTGATGGTGGGGAATTTGAATTTACAAGTTTAGAGGTTTAG
- a CDS encoding YheT family hydrolase, whose product MPILKSTYKPKFMFRNGHISTIYSGVLRKVEGVTQKRERITLPDTDFIDLDWSYAGNKTKQLLLVLHGLEGNAQRHYMLGSAKMANQNNMDAVCVNFRGCSGEVNKTFQSYHSGKTDDLASVIKHITTQFDYDTIYLNGFSLGGNVILKYLGETADLPKQIKAAVTVSVPVYLRGSLECLMSSRNYVYSKKFLRDLRGKLLEKQQLFPQKINNEDLSAVKTLKDFDDVYTSKAHGFKDAYDYYEQSSSLQYLKHISIPTLLINAQNDSFLSQECYPIQEAEQNANFYLEIPKYGGHVSFYDEQNTYYSEKRMLQFITNL is encoded by the coding sequence ATGCCAATCCTAAAATCCACATACAAACCTAAATTTATGTTCAGAAATGGGCATATCTCAACCATCTATTCAGGTGTATTACGTAAAGTAGAAGGCGTGACTCAGAAACGAGAACGTATTACTTTACCAGATACTGATTTTATTGACTTAGATTGGAGTTATGCTGGTAATAAGACTAAGCAACTACTATTGGTTTTACACGGTTTAGAAGGTAATGCACAACGCCATTATATGCTAGGATCTGCTAAAATGGCTAACCAAAATAATATGGATGCGGTTTGTGTTAATTTTAGAGGGTGTAGTGGAGAGGTAAACAAAACCTTTCAATCTTACCATTCAGGAAAGACGGACGACTTAGCTTCAGTTATAAAACACATTACGACTCAGTTTGATTATGATACAATCTACCTAAATGGATTTAGCTTGGGTGGTAATGTTATTTTGAAGTATTTAGGTGAAACAGCAGATTTACCAAAACAAATTAAAGCAGCAGTGACAGTATCTGTTCCTGTTTATTTAAGAGGGTCTTTAGAGTGCTTAATGTCATCTAGAAACTATGTATATTCCAAGAAGTTTTTAAGAGATTTAAGAGGTAAGCTATTAGAAAAACAACAATTGTTTCCACAGAAAATAAACAATGAAGATTTGAGTGCTGTCAAAACTCTGAAAGATTTTGATGATGTGTATACTTCAAAAGCCCATGGGTTTAAAGATGCTTATGATTATTACGAGCAATCTAGTAGTTTGCAGTATTTAAAACACATTTCAATTCCTACTTTACTAATAAACGCACAAAACGATTCTTTTTTATCACAAGAATGTTACCCGATTCAAGAAGCAGAACAAAATGCTAATTTTTATTTAGAAATCCCTAAATATGGTGGGCATGTTAGTTTTTATGATGAACAAAACACTTATTATTCGGAAAAAAGAATGCTTCAGTTTATTACTAATTTATAG